One part of the Kryptolebias marmoratus isolate JLee-2015 linkage group LG2, ASM164957v2, whole genome shotgun sequence genome encodes these proteins:
- the LOC108248435 gene encoding zona pellucida-like domain-containing protein 1, translating into MTLGERLSGVRMARMGLTFLLIGNAAAVSTQFNGYNCDASYHSRFPAERDISIYCGVQTITLKINFCPVLYTGYTASDLALNGQHGDAQCRGFINNNTFPTAVLFSVSLSALEACGTGLVVSTVSGVNAYGNTSLVQIGNISGYIDTPDPPTVISYLPGLLYKFSCSYPLEYLVNSSQLASSSAAVSVKDDNGTFVSTLSMILYNDSTYSHPLSIPTTGLALKTRVFAAVKATNLDKRWNILMDYCYTTPSGNPNDELRYDLFFGCYKDPQTTVFENGKSQLGRFSFEVFRFVKHRHQKMSTVFLHCVTKLCRADDCIVLVPICGRRRRREGVQSLESPPAASGNAVISAGPIITRSEETPISNSQLAQGGPSLMNPLTSALISGVVVLGGVSVAFFLLSLRLLQKSRLPTAAASGVLNPSFK; encoded by the exons ATGACCCTGGGCGAACGTCTCTCGGGGGTCCGGATGGCTCGGATGGGCCTCACCTTCCTGCTGATCGGCAACGCCGCCGCCGTCTCCACGCAGTTCAACGGCTACAACTGCGACGCCAGCTACCACAGCAGGTTCCCTG CCGAGCGGGACATCAGCATCTACTGCGGGGTCCAAACCATCACCCTGAAGATCAACTTCTGTCCCGTGCTGTACACCGGCTACACCGCGTCCGATTTGGCCCTGAACGGCCAGCACGGCGACGCTCAGTGCCGGGGCTTCATCAACAACAACACCTTCCCCACCGCCGTCCTGTTCAGCGTCAGCCTCAGCGCCCTGGAGGCCTGCGGCACCGGCCTGGTG GTCAGCACGGTCTCCGGGGTCAATGCCTACGGGAACACGTCTCTGGTACAGATTGGGAACATCTCGGGCTACATCGACACCCCCGATCCGCCGACGGTAATCAGCTACCTGCCCGGTCTGTTGTATAAATTCAGCTGCAGCTACCCGCTGGAGTACCTGGTCAATAGCTCCCAGCTGGCATC CTCCTCTGCGGCTGTATCCGTCAAGGACGACAACGGCACATTTGTCAGCACTCTGAGTATGATTCTGTACAAC GATTCAACATACAGTCATCCTCTGTCTATCCCCACAACTGGACTCGCTCTGAAAACTAGAGTATTTGCTGCTGTGAAAGCCACAAACTTAGACAAACG ATGGAATATCTTGATGGACTACTGTTACACAACTCCCTCCGGGAATCCTAATGATGAACTGCGCTATGACCTGTTCTTTGG CTGCTATAAAGACCCGCAGACGACGGTGTTTGAGAACGGGAAGAGCCAGTTGGGCCGCTTCTCCTTTGAGGTCTTCCGATTCGTGAAGCACAGACACCAGAAGATGTCGACCGTCTTTCTGCACTGTGTCACCAAGCTGTGCCGGGCAGACGACTGCATCGTGCTCGTTCCG ATCTGTGGGCGACGCCgcaggagggagggagtgcAGAGCCTCGAATCCCCGCCGGCGGCGTCCGGGAACGCCGTCATCTCAGCCGGGCCCATCATCACCAGGAGTG aagaAACTCCCATCAGTAACTCCCAGCTAG CACAGGGCGGTCCTTCTCTAATGAACCCGCTGACCAGCGCTCTGATCTCGGGCGTGGTCGTCCTGGGCGGAGTCAGCGTGGCCTTCTTCCTGTTGTCGCTCCGCCTCCTGCAAAAGTCCCGCCTCCCAACAGCCGCAGCCTCAGGAGTTCTGAACCCGAGCTTTAAATGA